A region from the Brassica napus cultivar Da-Ae chromosome C8, Da-Ae, whole genome shotgun sequence genome encodes:
- the LOC106414568 gene encoding calmodulin-like protein 2, whose protein sequence is MDRGELSKVFKMFDKNGDGKIAKNELRDFFKSVSILVPENEIKEMIAKMDVNGDGFMDIDEIGSLYQEMMEEKEEEEDMREAFRVFDQNGDGFITDEELRSVLASMGLKQGRTLEGCRKMISKVDVDGDGMVNFKEFKQMMRGGGFAALSSN, encoded by the coding sequence ATGGATCGTGGAGAACTGAGTAAAGTATTTAAAATGTTCGATAAGAATGGCGATGGGAAAATTGCAAAAAATGAGCTGAGGGATTTCTTCAAAAGTGTGAGTATCCTTGTTCCCGAAAATGAGATTAAGGAGATGATTGCAAAGATGGATGTGAATGGAGACGGTTTCATGGATATAGATGAGATTGGGTCATTGTATCAAGAAATGatggaagagaaagaagaagaagaggacatGAGGGAGGCATTCAGAGTATTCGATCAGAACGGTGATGGTTTCATCACCGATGAAGAGTTAAGGTCGGTTCTTGCATCAATGGGGTTGAAACAAGGAAGAACACTTGAAGGTTGCAGGAAAATGATTAGTaaggttgatgttgatggagATGGTATGGTCAATTTTAAGGAATTTAAACAAATGATGAGAGGTGGTGGATTTGCTGCTCTTAGCTCCAATTAA